The sequence CACGGTGTCGGAGCGGAAGTCGATGGGCTTCATGGTTCTCCTCGCGGCTTCGAAAAAGGGTGCCCCGCCATGGCGCTTGGGCGGGGCCGCCCCGTGACATACAACGCCCGCGTGGCCCGGCGAGAGACAGTGGGTGAGAAGCGGCAGCGCGCGGTGGCGGTCCTGGACGGTCTGGAAGCAGCCATGCCGGACGCCCGCATCGAGCTGGACTACCGCACGCCGCTGGAGCTGCTGGTCGCCGTCATCCTGTCCGCGCAGTGCACCGACAAGCGCGTCAACCTGGTGACCCCTGCCCTGTTCGCCCGCTTCCCGGACGCCCAGGCCTACGCGCGCGTCGAGCCCACCGACGTGGAGCCCTTCATCCGCACCTGCGGGCTGTACCGCGCGAAGGCGAAGAACATCGTCGCCACGGCGCGCGCGCTGGTCGCGGAGCATGGTGGGCAGGTGCCGCTGGTGCGCGACACGCTGGCGGAGCTGC comes from Corallococcus macrosporus and encodes:
- the nth gene encoding endonuclease III, producing MALGRGRPVTYNARVARRETVGEKRQRAVAVLDGLEAAMPDARIELDYRTPLELLVAVILSAQCTDKRVNLVTPALFARFPDAQAYARVEPTDVEPFIRTCGLYRAKAKNIVATARALVAEHGGQVPLVRDTLAELPGVGLKTAGVVCIHLGGDAAFPVDTHVKRLAYRLGFTTHEDPDKVEKDLQALLPRERWTLGHQLLVWHGRRTCFARSPACSACAVADRCPKKGVRATAKGQADAGAP